In Choloepus didactylus isolate mChoDid1 chromosome X, mChoDid1.pri, whole genome shotgun sequence, a genomic segment contains:
- the LOC119522319 gene encoding nuclear RNA export factor 1-like — MRREKIPPRREMEQDRTQGGWFKITIPVGIKYDKTWLLNLIQNECSVPFTPVDFHYENMQAQFFVANASAASALKNSNFKIWDQQNEKISIFVIPSAIPDSVQKKLKSEKKEQLKQTMNKQHDVSQKALECQRLHSDPDLMTHDMEIAMNPRKDMAASLQVHEENMPKLLTLNSSNNKPQKPESLSDTMQRAHNIKNMNFSTSEVRSRRQIMFEGRVLGLSRLMARGSCALIFLPSCCLLTWPHWGWSLFPTSPHPAFSSKHSHECARGGGAPPSMRGPGVFILEPDPGALDGEVSSGPWAPAEKGLPASVLRWGFPPLACDGPSFPGFKGVPHLSQAEMGAIRDCFPKLLHLDGKELPSPILIDTEVPEIIQPCKESYKGSETLKSLVLQFLLQYYLIYDYGDRQGLLGVYHKEACFSLTTPFMSQDTAPSSLSEYLEVSRNLKLKDSDLRVRLLKHTKHDIVASLSVLPKTQHDLGSFVVDMCIQTKTMLCFSVNGVFKEVEGKSQGSVRAFTQTFILTSGSNSGLCIMNNEMIVRNASTKETQRAFSITVPTPSSSCLPTLSQEQQEMVQALSIQSGKNHEYSQKCLQDNKWNYTTAGQVFTMLKAEGKIPEEAFTQSP; from the exons ATGAGGAGAGAGAAAATTCCTCCAAGGAGAGAAATGGAGCAGGATAGAACCCAGGGGGGCTGGTTCAAGATCACA ATTCCGGTCGGCATAAAATATGACAAGACATGGCTGCTAAATTTGATCCAGAATGAATGCAGTGTCCCCTTCACCCCGGTTGAT TTTCACTATGAAAACATGCAGGCCCAGTTCTTTGTTGCGAATGCCAGTGCTGCCTCTGCACTGAAGAATAGCAACTTCAAAATCTGGGACCAGCAGAATGAAAAG ATATCTATCTTCGTGATCCCTTCTGCTATACCTGACTCTGTGCAGAAGAAACTGAAgtcagaaaagaaagagcaactaaag CAGACCATGAACAAACAACATGATGTTTCCCAGAAAGCCCTTGAATGCCAGAGACTCCACTCAGACCCAG ACTTGATGACCCATGATATGGAAATAGCAATGAACCCTAGAAAAGACATGGCTGCCTCCCTGCAGGTTCATGAAGAGAACATGCCCAAG CTTTTGACATTGAACTCCAGTAACAATAAACCACAAAAACCAGAAAGCCTGTCTGACACTATGCAAAGGGCCCACAACATCAAGAACATGAACTTCTCAACAAGTGAGGTGAGAAGCAGGAGACAGATCATGTTTGAAGGGAGGGTGCTAGGGCTCAGCAGGCTGATGGCAAGAGGCAG CTGTGCTTTGATCTTCTTGCCTTCCTGTTGCCTGCTCACCTGGCCCCACTGGGGCTGGAGTCTGTTTCCCACCTCTCCACACCCGGCCTTCTCTAGCAAGCACTCCCATGAGTGTGCTAGAGGAGGTGGGGCTCCCCCTTCCATGCGAGGGCCAGGGGTGTTCATCCTCGAGCCAGATCCTGGTGCCCTGGATGGAGAAGTGTCTTCTGGCCCGTGGGCTCCCGCTGAGAAAGGCCTTCCTGCCTCTGTGCTGAGATGGGGCTTCCCTCCCCTGGCCTGTGATGGGCCCTCTTTCCCTGGCTTCAAGGGAGTCCCCCACCTGTCCCAGGCTGAGATGGG TGCTATCCGGGATTGTTTCCCTAAATTGTTACACCTA GATGGCAAGGAGTTACCATCACCAATACTTATTGACACTGAAGTCCCTGAGATCATACAACCCTGCAAG GAAAGCTATAAAGGATCTGAGACCCTAAAGAGTTTGGTCCTGCAATTCCTACTTCA GTATTACTTGATCTATGACTATGGAGACCGACAGGGCCTCCTTGGTGTGTACCACAAAGAGGCTTGCTTCTCCCTGACCACTCCCTTCATGTCCCAGGACACAGCCCC aAGCAGCTTGAGTGAGTACCTCGAGGTCAGCAGAAATTTGAAGCTCAAGGACTCTG ACCTGCGTGTTCGGCTGCTGAAGCACACAAAACATGACATTGTCGCCTCCCTCAGTGTGTTGCCCAAAACTCAGCATGACCTTGGCTCCTTCGTAGTGGACATGTGCATCCAGACG aaaacaatgCTCTGCTTTTCTGTGAATGGTGTGTTCAAGGAAG TGGAAGGAAAGTCTCAGGGTTCTGTTCGTGCCTTCACCCAGACCTTCATCTTGACTTCTGGCAGCAATTCTGG TTTATGCATCATGAATAATGAGATGATTGTGAGAAATGCCAGCACCAAAGAGACCCAAAGAGCTTTCTCCATCACAGTGCCCACACCCTCCTCCAGTTGCCTGCCCACCCTCTCCCAGGAGCAGCAGGAAATGGTGCAGGCTTTATCCATCCAATCTGGGAAGAACCACGAGTATTCTCAGAA